DNA from Actinomycetota bacterium:
CCTGCGGGCGGTACTGCTCCAGCCGCCTGCGCTGCTGCTCGCCGACGGCGCGGCCCTCGGAGGCCTTGCGCAGCGCCCCGCCGAGCAGCCCGCCGAACAGCGGGCTCCAGGGGATCACCCCGACCCCGTAGTCGCGGCAGGCCGGCAGCACCTCCAGCTCGATCGAGCGCTGGGCCAGGTTGTAGAGCGACTGCTCGCTGACGAGCCCGAGCGAGCTCCGCCGCCGGGCGGCCTCGTTGGCCTTGACGATGTGCCAGCCGGCGAAGTTGGAGGAGCCCACGTACAGCACCTTGCCCTGCTGGACGAGCAGGTCCATGGCCTGCCAGATCTCGTCCCAGGGCGTGTCCCGGTCGACGTGGTGCATCTGGTACAGGTCGATGTGATCGGTCTGCATGCGGCGCAGCGAGCCCTCGCAGGCCCGGCGGATGTTCAGCGCCGACAGCTTGTTCTCATTGGGCCAGTCGCCCATGGACCCGAAGACCTTGGTCGCCAGCACCACCTTGTCCCGCCGCCCGCCGCCCTTGGCGAACCAGCGGCCCAGGATCTGCTCGGTGACGCCCTCGCCCATCTTCCAGCCGTAGACGTTGGCCGTGTCGAAGAAGTTGATGCCCTCGTCCAGGGCCCGGTCCATGATCGCGCCCGAGTCCTCCTCCGAGGTCTCCGGGCCGAAGTTCATCGTCCCCAGGCACAGCCGGCTGACCAGCAGCCCGGTCCTTCCAAGATGGGTGAGCTCCATCCAACACCTCCGGCGGCGCGGCGGCCTTCCCGGCGGCCGCATATGCTTGATCCATGTTCGATACCCTCTCCGACCGCCTGCAAGACACCTTCACCCGCCTGCGTGGCCACGGGCGGCTGTCCGAGGCCCAGGTGGACGCGGCCCTGCGCGAGGTCCGGCTGGCCCTGCTGGAGGCGGACGTCAACTTCAAGGTGGTGAAGGACTTCATCGCCCGGGTGCGCGAGCGGGCGGTGGGGGAGGAGGTCACCCGCAGCCTCACCCCGGCCCAGCAGGTGGTCAAGATCGTCCACGAGGAGCTGGTCGTCACCCTGGGCGAGCGCAACGTGCCGCTCCAGTGGTCGCCGCGGCCGCCGACGGTGCTGCTGATGGCCGGCCTGCAGGGCTCGGGCAAGACCACCACCGCGGCCAAGCTGGCCCGCTGGCTGTCCGGCAAGGGCCGCAAGCCCCTGCTGGTCGCCTGCGACCTGCAGCGCCCGGCGGCCGTGAAGCAGCTCCAGGTGCTGGGGGAGCAGGTCAAGGTGCCGGTGTTCGCACCCCACCCGGGCGGGCCGGACGCCGACCCGGTGCCGGTCGCTCTCGGCGCCCGCGACGAGGCCGAGCGGACCGGCCGCGACGTGGTGATCGTCGACACCGCCGGCCGGCTGGCCATCGACGCCGAGATGATGGCCCAGGCGGCCGCCATCCGCGAGGCCGTCCAGCCGACCGAGGTGCTGCTGGTGGTCGACGCCATGACCGGCCAGGACGCGGTGGCCACGGCCCAGGCCTTCCAGGAGGGCGTGGACGTCACCGGGTTCGTCCTGACCAAGCTCGACGGCGACGCCCGGGGCGGCGCCGCCCTGTCGATCCGGTCGGTGACCGGGCGGCCGATCAAGTTCGCCGCCACCGGCGAGAAGCTGGCCGACTTCGACGCCTTCCACCCCGACCGCCTGGCCGGGCGGATCCTGGGCATGGGCGACGTGCTCACCCTGATCGAGCGGGCCGAGGAGCAGATCGACCGCGAGCAGGCCGTGCAGATGGAGCGCAAGCTCCGCGAGGCCACCTTCACCCTCGAGGACTTCCTCGACCAGCTCCAGCAGGTCAAGAAGATGGGTCCCCTCAGCCAGGTCCTTGGCATGCTCCCGGGCATGAGCCAGCAGCTCAAGGGGGTCGAGGTCGACGACCGCGACGTGGCCAGGGTGGAGGCGATCATCCGCTCCATGACCCCGGGCGAGCGCAACAACCCCAAGATCCTCAACGGCTCGCGCCGGGCCCGCATCGCCCGCGGCTCGGGCACCACCACCCAGCAGGTCAACGCCCTCCTCAAGCAGTTCGAGGAGGCCCGCCGGATGATGAAGCAGCTGTCGGGCATGACCCCGAAGAAGCTGCGCCGGATGGGCCTGCGCTAGACTGCCTCGGTCCCGGAGCCAGACAGGCACACGACGGGGAACGGCAGACCTCCCGGGACGGGCGGGCCGCCCCGAGACAGGAGCACTCCCACACCATGGCCGTGAAGATCCGCCTGATGCGCATGGGCGCCAAGAAGGCCCCGTTCTACCGGGTCGTCGTCGCCGACTCGCGCAGCCCCCGCGACGGGCGCTTCCTCGAGAACCTCGGCGTCTACCACCCCAACAACGAGCCGTCCAAGGTCGAGATCGACACCGAGAAGGCGTCGGCCTGGCTGGCCAAGGGCGCCCAGCCGACCGAGGCCGTGGCCAAGCTGCTGGCCATCGCCGGAGTCGAGGGCATGGCCGAGCGCCAGCAGGCCGCCAAGGAGCTGCGGGCCACCGTGGCCAAGGCCAAGGCCGAGCCCAAGAAGGCCAAGGCCAAGGGCAAGAAGTAGCCGGCCATGCGTGACGTCGTCGTCTACCTGGCCAGGGCGCTGGTCGACGACCCGGACCGGGTCACCGTCGAGGAGCTGCCCGGCGCCCGCGGCGTCACCTACGAGGTCCGGACCGCCCCCGACGACGTCGGCAAGCTGATCGGGCGGGGCGGCCGCACCGTCAAGGCCCTGCGCCGGGTCGTCAAGGCGGCCGCCCCCAAGGGCCACCGGGTCGAGGTCGAGGTCCTCGCCGAGGGCGAGTGAGCGTGTCCGCTCCAGAGCGCCTGGTCGTCGGGCGCGTGCTCCGGCCCCACGGGGTGCGGGGGGAGCTGTCGGTCGAGGTGCTGTCGGACGCTCCCGACCGGTTCGCCCCCGGGGCCGAGCTGGGCGTTGGCGACCCCGACGGCCCGGGGCCGCTGGCGCCGGTCGTGGTCCGGGCGGCCCGCCTCCACCTGGGCCGGCTGCTGCTCAGCCTCGAGGGGATCGAGGACCGCGACGCCGCCGACCGCTTCCGCGGTGCCTGGCTGTCGATCCCGGTCGCCGACGCCCGCCCGCTCGACCCCGGCGAGTTCTGGCCCCACCAGCTGGTCGGCCTGGCCGTGGTCGACCGCCAGGGCCGCGAGCGGGGGCGGGTCGCCGACGTCGTCCCCGGCGCCGCCCACGACCTGCTCTCGGTCGAGCTGCCGGGCGGCGGCAGCGCCCTGGTCCCGGCCGTGGCCGCCCTGGTCACCGTCGAGCTGGACGAGGGCCGGGTCCTGGTCGACGCCGTCCCCGGGCTCCTCGGCGATCCGCCGGAGGGGTCCGGGGAACCCCGAGGGGGTGCCCCGGTGAATCGGGAGTAACGCCCGTGCTGATCGACATCGTCACCATCTT
Protein-coding regions in this window:
- a CDS encoding KH domain-containing protein; the protein is MRDVVVYLARALVDDPDRVTVEELPGARGVTYEVRTAPDDVGKLIGRGGRTVKALRRVVKAAAPKGHRVEVEVLAEGE
- the ffh gene encoding signal recognition particle protein codes for the protein MFDTLSDRLQDTFTRLRGHGRLSEAQVDAALREVRLALLEADVNFKVVKDFIARVRERAVGEEVTRSLTPAQQVVKIVHEELVVTLGERNVPLQWSPRPPTVLLMAGLQGSGKTTTAAKLARWLSGKGRKPLLVACDLQRPAAVKQLQVLGEQVKVPVFAPHPGGPDADPVPVALGARDEAERTGRDVVIVDTAGRLAIDAEMMAQAAAIREAVQPTEVLLVVDAMTGQDAVATAQAFQEGVDVTGFVLTKLDGDARGGAALSIRSVTGRPIKFAATGEKLADFDAFHPDRLAGRILGMGDVLTLIERAEEQIDREQAVQMERKLREATFTLEDFLDQLQQVKKMGPLSQVLGMLPGMSQQLKGVEVDDRDVARVEAIIRSMTPGERNNPKILNGSRRARIARGSGTTTQQVNALLKQFEEARRMMKQLSGMTPKKLRRMGLR
- the rimM gene encoding ribosome maturation factor RimM (Essential for efficient processing of 16S rRNA); translation: MSAPERLVVGRVLRPHGVRGELSVEVLSDAPDRFAPGAELGVGDPDGPGPLAPVVVRAARLHLGRLLLSLEGIEDRDAADRFRGAWLSIPVADARPLDPGEFWPHQLVGLAVVDRQGRERGRVADVVPGAAHDLLSVELPGGGSALVPAVAALVTVELDEGRVLVDAVPGLLGDPPEGSGEPRGGAPVNRE
- a CDS encoding aldo/keto reductase, with the protein product MELTHLGRTGLLVSRLCLGTMNFGPETSEEDSGAIMDRALDEGINFFDTANVYGWKMGEGVTEQILGRWFAKGGGRRDKVVLATKVFGSMGDWPNENKLSALNIRRACEGSLRRMQTDHIDLYQMHHVDRDTPWDEIWQAMDLLVQQGKVLYVGSSNFAGWHIVKANEAARRRSSLGLVSEQSLYNLAQRSIELEVLPACRDYGVGVIPWSPLFGGLLGGALRKASEGRAVGEQQRRRLEQYRPQVEEYEAFCDELGERPADVALAWLLRQPGVTGPIIGPRTMEQLEQSLRVLEVELDDKALERLDQIWPGPGGPAPEAYAW